One Raphanus sativus cultivar WK10039 unplaced genomic scaffold, ASM80110v3 Scaffold3821, whole genome shotgun sequence genomic window, ATgaggatattgccatatgtccgaacaggctaatctggaatcacctagatagaaagtgggatatcttcttactcacaactcctatgagatttattcattttccgggttattctccactgattagtggttcccaatcaagcttcttacatattggttcatcttgGTGGCGACCGAGCAGAGGATGGCCAGGAGACTTCTTCGAAggcaaagaaaaagaagaagtcaaagaagagcaagaagaaggggaccGGCGAATCCTCGGAGCAGGAGGCGGCGCCAGATGCGGAGCAAGGAACCTCAGAAGTTCCGACTGCTGCTACTTCTCCTGAAAAGGCAGCAGCGCGCGACGCCGCAGGGGGATCAAGCAAATCGCCCCCGAGAGCTCCGCAGGAGAAGGGAGTCGTGCCGAAGAACCTTCAGGGGTTTTGTCCGGATAAAGTCGACTTCATCTACAAGCGTGATACTCCCCTTGTTTGTAGCAACAAGGAGTGCGCTCGCTTTGTCCGCCAGGTTCGAGGGAGTTCCGATCATCTCCCGCTCGTAAAGGACCTTGTCTTCCAAGACGACTACTGCGTCGCCGCCGGCTCTTCGGTCAGGGTAATGATGGATCTCGCGTTGTGTCCGTTCCTCGTCTTCTTCTAATTTGGTTGTCTCACTAATCTTCTCTTTTGATGTGTTGCAGAGCCAAGGGGATTGGAACGTAATCGTCGGTAAGTACGACAAGGATTTGAAGAGGACCTATGGCGTGATCGATAGGCAGAGACGCAACAGCAAGGAAGCGACTCGCGCCTTAGAGGACATGTTGCGCAAGAAAAACAAGGCGGTTATTCGGGAGGAGGCTATCAGGGACGAGCTCTTCCAGAAGGAGGCAGCCATGAACAAGGAGCTGAAGCGAGCCCGGGAGTTGGTCAAGACACTCGAGAAGGAGAAAACCAAGTTGGCGAACGAGAAGGAGACCCTCGAGAAGGAGAAGGCTGCCGCTGCCTTAGAGCATTCCAAAGAGATGGACCGTCTCCGAGAATCGCGTCGCTATGAGGTTACTCACGAGCGGATCCGAGTGATGGCTGCGATGCATGGAATGGCGGCTGCTCGTTTCCAGAGGATTCGAGACTGGGAGACTCGCCGTGACAACTTCGAGGATGCGAGGTGCATGCTCGGTCAAGCGCGCGGAATGCGGCGCTGTCTCGAGGGAATGAAGTCGACGGGGAAGGACATCCTTCAAGAATCCATCAATACCTACGCCGTCCAGGAGAAGCACTATGATGGCGAGGTGAAACGCCTAGACATCGGGGTCCTCCCAGAAGAGGATCTTGCTCTCTCTCCCCTCGTGTTGGAATCGAGGTTCGCTATCCAGGAGATTCTGGACAAAGTCAACAAGTTCGGATCGAATATGGACTTGATCGATTCCGAGGCTGCTAAAGCCCTCCGAACTCCGGTCCGTGAGCCGGGAGATCAATCCGACGAGCCATCGAAGGATTTGCTCGATACCGTCCAATCGCCAGCTCGCCCTGATGCAGTCGTTGAAGGGACAAGCGAGCCATCTCTTGAGATGCCTATCTCAAGTATGCCGACTAAGGTGGTTGATGTCACCGATTCGCCGTCACTCGAGCTGACGGACTCTGGCGCGAGTGGAGAGCGTTCTGAGAAGGATCCCCCTGTCTCGGGATGATTTTAAATGTTTGTTGTAGAAGATTTCGGCCGTTCGGCCTTGTTTGCTTTAGAAACTGttgtgttcttttttcttttttttttttttttttttttttggcaaatgCCTTTTGTTGAACGAACCACTGCCTTCGATTTTATTTTAGACTTGAAcctttttcttatatatttcaGTAAGTCGTCCAAACTTAGAAACGTACAGATTGCTTTTGTTCTACTCTTAACCGAGCAATGGAATCGTTTGGGCGGTTACTCGCATTTGCCAGCGAGTCCCCCCCCTTATCCAGATAGAACAGGAGATTAAAAGGCAGTTGCTCGTTTATATTTTTTGCTTATTCAACAAAACTTTTACAAGTAGTCGTTTaagtaaatacaaagaaacTTTTAACCGTTCTATTGAATTACCGAGGAAAAGGTTTCGAGACGCAGTGCAGTAACCGAGAGAACTATTGGTCGGCCAAACCGTCGTTCTTCGGTTAGACTTGGTCTAAAATTTCCATCAGGTAGCCGGTCAGTGCGCGACGCACAGGTGACGCGAGGCTGTTATTCCCTTCGACTGACGTCTGATCAAGACCCAGTCGATTAAGTTGGGCGAGTGCTCGTGCTCCGCTTGAAAAAGGGGCTGGCATCGTTTGTTCAGAGAAAGTGACTGTTCGTCATTCCTGTGTAAAAAGgtttggactttgttttggttggggctggaccctgtgaagggatgcctacgtacctcggaggaggatcaagcctttcgtagttcgtttgaccgagtgaaagtggctatggtagcgcattcactcggacgagtagaagtgactgttaggtgcatctactcggtttttttttttgagtgaaCAGTGACCTGCTGATAATTCACTCGGTTCGGTTTCCAATAAAGAGATGTAAGAGTTGCCTCTACTGGTAGAAACGACGAAGGTGCATTGAGTTCCAAGCTCGTGGGACTGCCTCTCCGCgggaagtctcgagtcggtagaCGCCGGGTTTGACGACTCGAGTTATCTTGTAGGGTCcctcccagttggttcctagcTTTCCAGCGTTCAGCTCCTTAATGTTTTCAAACACTTTCCGGAGGACAAGATCACCGAGGATGTGCTTTGACCTTCTTGTTGTAGTAACTTTCGATCTGGTTTTGATAATTCTGGATCCGGAGAAGTGCCTGATCGTGTTTCTCTTCGAGTTCGTCGAGGGCGTCGAGGAGAATGGCTTGGTTGAGTTTGACGAACTGAGGCATCTTGGCGCAGCGAAGACTCGTCACGTTGACTTCTACAGGGGCCATCTcttccatcccgtaagcaagGGAGAAAGGGGTGGATTTGGTCGCACCACGAGGAGTCGTCCGATGCGACCAGAAGACACCGTCCAGTTCGTCGGCCAATGGCCTTTCTTGAGGTCGAGCCGCTTCTTGATTCCATCGATGATAATCTTATTGGAggattccgcctgtccgtttccttgcgggTAAAGGGGAGTTGAAGGactcaggcgaatattccacttgcTGCAGAATCCCTTGAAGTTCCCAGACATGAATTGAGAGCCATTGTCCGTCACGATCTCGTATGGTAAGCCATGACGGCAgatgatgtttttccagacgaAGGTGCGGACTTTCTTTTCCGTCACTTGAGAGAAGGCTTCGGCTTCGATCCACTTAGTGAAATAGTCGGTGAGGACCAGGATAAAGCGACGTTGGCGGGAGTTTGGCATCGGCCCGATGATATCCATGCCCCATCGCATGAATGGATACGGAGCTGCAGATGTCCGCAACAGCTCGGTAGGGCATACGCTTCGCAGTCGGTGTTCATGGATGGCCAAAAAAAGCCCGAGCTCCGAACCTTGAGGGCGAGAGCTCGGCCTCCCGAATGGTTTCCTCCTGCTCCGTCGTGCGTTTCTGCCATCACTCGGCGCACTTCATCACCTTGGATGCACTTCAAGTGTACCTTGTTCGCGGTTACTCGGTGAAGTTCGTCGTTCATAACGACGTAGTGGGTGCTGCGTCTCATCAGGCACCTCGCCGCCCACTTATCGGTCGGCAACTCTTCGCGGATGAGATAGTCGAGGAACTCTGCTCGCCAATCGATCGGGGTGTCGTCACAATCGGGCATCTCGGTGTCGTTGGGACCGTCAGTGGATCGTCGAGTTGCTGCGGAGATTGGTGCAGTGGGAGGACTTTCCTCGGAATGAGCGCCGATGCTCGGTCTATCGATTCGATGTATGGGTATCATCCTCTTGACTTGGTCATGGAGTTTGCTCCCGAGTGCAGCTAACGCGTCGGCGCAAACGTTCTCTCCTCGGGGAAACTTGGTAAGTTCGAAGAAATTGAATTCCCTGGCAAGTTCTTGGACTACCCGGAGATATGCATCCATTCGGTCGTTGCGGGCATCGTAGTCGCCACTAAACTGGCTAGCGACGAGCTGCGAGTCGCAATAAGCACTCAAGCGTTTGGCTTTAACGGCTCGGGCGAGACGGAGGCCCACGATCAGTGACTCGTACTCCGCCTCATTGTTGGCGGCCGGGTAGCCGAAACTGAAAGATTGTCGAATGAGTTCTCCCGTAGGTGACTGAAGTTGGACTCGTGCACCTGATCCTTCGCTCGTTGATGACCCGTCGACGTGGAGGATCCAGTTGGGGTTTGGAACGTCGAGGTCCTGCGCAAGATCGGGTGTGAGCTCTACAAGGAAATCTGCGAGGACCTGGGACTTGGCGGTTGTTTGGCATTTATACGTGATGTCGAGCTCGTCCAGTTCAATCTCCCACTTAGTCAACCGGCCAgctctgttgggattttgcaggACGGTGCGGAGCGGTTGGTCGGTTAAGACTTCGATGGAATGTGATTGAAAGTAaggtcgtaatttcctcgcAGAATCGACGACGGCCAGAGCCAGTTTCTCAAGGGTTGGGTATCTGGTTTCCGGTCCAGTCAACCTTCTGCTCGTGTAGAAAATCGGTCGCTGCTCGCCTCGATCTTCTTTGATTAGGACGCTACTAACAGCCGCTAAGGAGACCGCGATATAGAGGGATAGGACGTCCCCGACATCTGGCTTTGCTAAGACGGGAGGAGTCGTCAGGTACTGCTTAAGTTGAGTGAAGGCGTCCTCGCACCTGTCATCCCAAatgaacttcttgttccctcgGAGGAGGTCGTAGAAGGGGAGACACTTGTCGGTAGATCGGGAGATAAAGCGATTGAGCGCAGCGATGCGTATTGTTAGTCGCTGCACTTCGCGGCGGTTTCTCGGACTTGGGAGATCAAGGACCGCTGAGATTTGCTTCGGACTGGCTTCTATTCCTCGTTGCGTGACGATGTAACCGAGAAATTCGCCCGAGGAGACGCCGAAAGTGCACTTGGCGGGATTCAGCTTCATCCCGTACTTGTTTAGGATTTCAAAGCATTCCTTCAAGTGCATTAGGTGGTCGTCAGCTCGGAGGGATTTGATGAGCATGTCGTCAATGTAGACTTCCATCGTCTTTCCCAGCTGGTCGGCGAACATCTGATTGACAAGCCGCTGGTAGGTTGCTCTGGCGTTTTTCAGTCCGAAGGGCATCACCTTATAACAGTAAGTTCCTCGGTCGGtgatgaatgcagttttctcccgATCGTCCGGGTGCATCAGGATCTGGTTGTAGCccgagaaggcatccatgaacgTCAGCATCTCGTTGCCGGCTGTCGATTCGACTAGGCGATCGATGCTGGGCAACGGATAGCTATCCTTaggacatgctttgttgagatcggtaaaaTCGACGCAGACGCGCCATTTGCCGTTCTTCTTCTTAACGACCACCGGATTGGCAagccattccgggtaacgaACTTCGGTAATCGAACCAGCGCCGAGTAGACGCTCGACTTCTTCTACGACTGCCTTGGATCGATCCGGGcccaactttcttctcttctggcgGATGGGCTTGAAATTGGGGTCAACGTTAAGTTCGTGAGTTGTGATGGCTGGATCGATTCCTTTCATATCGGACATTGTCCAAGCAAATGAGGACAAGTTTTGCTTTAGAAACTCGAGGATCTTCTGTTGCATTTCGTCGGATAGAAACGCGCCCACTCGGACGGATTTGCTCGGGTCCAAGTCATCAACCTGTATTTCTAGAACCTCTTCCTTCTGCGGACAAACTTTGCTCGCAAGGGGAGAGATTGAGTTGACAAGTGACTGGTAGCGCTGAATCTTAACCGTGGCGATCAGGAGGTCTCGTGCAGCCTGCTGGTCCCCCTTCAGAGTTTTGATCGATCCGTCGGATCCTGGAAACTTAACacactgatggtacgttgatgCGATTGCTCGCATCGAATGTAACCATGGGGTGCCAAGTATAACGTGATAAGGAGCTTTGGAGCCGACCACGGAGAACTTGACCGTTTGCGTGACTCCGCATGCATGGACCGAGAGGCGGATCGTGCCGGCGATTACCTCGGAAGATCCGTTGAATCCTGTCAGGGTCCGAGTAGAGGGCTTAACGTCGTTGAGATCGATTCCCATTTTCACGAGGGTTTCGCGAAAAATGATATCGACCGAGCTACCGGTGTCGATGAGCAGAGGATCGTTGTGAGGGAGGTGTATGCCGAGTGTGTCATCAGACGAAAAGGTGATCGGCTGATCGTTTGCCTACTTCTGGGGCCATCGTTGGGAAGTAGTGGCTTGCCTGCGATAGTCCTTGACTGCTCTAACCGAGTCGCCGCAAAGAGGTGATCCGCCCATAATGACGTTTATCCGAGGACGGGTTTGTACACGCTTTGCGCGGAGCACGTCGCGAAGGTCGCTACTCGCTTCGGCGGTATCTCTCTTCTTGCGGTTGAGGGTTGTCCGCAGATCACCGATCTTCGCGTTGAGTTTTTCTCGCAAATCGCAGTTTGGCTTTTCGGCAGACTGCTGGTGAGGGAGTTCTTGCGCCGAAGCTTTCGCGGCTCGGTTCGAGTCGATCCGTAGGCGGAGATCGGTGGAGATTGGTGTTTCCTCGGCAGTAGATTTGAGCTTTCGTTCGAGGAGGAACCGAAGGTCTGTGGTACTTTGGGAAGTTTTCATGTCGTCCTCCTCGTCGGACGAGGATCCTGGTTCGATCTCTCCTTGTGGTTGGACGCGGATCACTTTGATGCGTTGGCGATTGGCCAGCTGATCATTATCGGCTGAATCTTCGTCATCGTCGGTCTCTCGGGTAGCCTTATCCGCGTCCTTTGGTTGTTTATCGCTTTTACGGTTTTTGCCCTGCGATTTTCGCTGAgttttcttgtctttgttcctgCTCCAGCTGTTCTCGCCCTTTTGCATGGGTTTCGGAGGCTGGATCTTGTAATCCCCGCTTtcgatcgaggagaggaactgAGCGTAAAGGGATTTGCACTCAGTCGTATTGTGCCCCTTGACGTcgtgatacttgcaatgcttTGTGA contains:
- the LOC108858710 gene encoding uncharacterized protein LOC108858710; translation: MGIDLNDVKPSTRTLTGFNGSSEVIAGTIRLSVHACGVTQTVKFSVVGSKAPYHVILGTPWLHSMRAIASTYHQCVKFPGSDGSIKTLKGDQQAARDLLIATVKIQRYQSLVNSISPLASKVCPQKEEVLEIQVDDLDPSKSVRVGAFLSDEMQQKILEFLKQNLSSFAWTMSDMKGIDPAITTHELNVDPNFKPIRQKRRKLGPDRSKAVVEEVERLLGAGSITEVRYPEWLANPVVVKKKNGKWRVCVDFTDLNKACPKDSYPLPSIDRLVESTAGNEMLTFMDAFSGYNQILMHPDDREKTAFITDRGTYCYKVMPFGLKNARATYQRLVNQMFADQLGKTMEVYIDDMLIKSLRADDHLMHLKECFEILNKYGMKLNPAKCTFGVSSGEFLGYIVTQRGIEASPKQISAVLDLPSPRNRREVQRLTIRIAALNRFISRSTDKCLPFYDLLRGNKKFIWDDRCEDAFTQLKQYLTTPPVLAKPDVGDVLSLYIAVSLAAVSSVLIKEDRGEQRPIFYTSRRLTGPETRYPTLEKLALAVVDSARKLRPYFQSHSIEVLTDQPLRTVLQNPNRAGRLTKWEIELDELDITYKCQTTAKSQVLADFLVELTPDLAQDLDVPNPNWILHVDGSSTSEGSGARVQLQSPTGELIRQSFSFGYPAANNEAEYESLIVGLRLARAVKAKRLSAYCDSQLVASQFSGDYDARNDRMDAYLRVVQELAREFNFFELTKFPRGENVCADALAALGSKLHDQVKRMIPIHRIDRPSIGAHSEESPPTAPISAATRRSTDGPNDTEMPDCDDTPIDWRAEFLDYLIREELPTDKWAARCLMRRSTHYVVMNDELHRVTANKVHLKCIQGDEVRRVMAETHDGAGGNHSGGRALALKVRSSGFFWPSMNTDCEAYALPSCCGHLQLRIHSCDGAWISSGRCQTPANVALSWSSPTISLSGSKPKPSLK
- the LOC130506953 gene encoding meiosis-specific protein ASY2-like, producing the protein DGQETSSKAKKKKKSKKSKKKGTGESSEQEAAPDAEQGTSEVPTAATSPEKAAARDAAGGSSKSPPRAPQEKGVVPKNLQGFCPDKVDFIYKRDTPLVCSNKECARFVRQVRGSSDHLPLVKDLVFQDDYCVAAGSSVRSQGDWNVIVGKYDKDLKRTYGVIDRQRRNSKEATRALEDMLRKKNKAVIREEAIRDELFQKEAAMNKELKRARELVKTLEKEKTKLANEKETLEKEKAAAALEHSKEMDRLRESRRYEVTHERIRVMAAMHGMAAARFQRIRDWETRRDNFEDARCMLGQARGMRRCLEGMKSTGKDILQESINTYAVQEKHYDGEVKRLDIGVLPEEDLALSPLVLESRFAIQEILDKVNKFGSNMDLIDSEAAKALRTPVREPGDQSDEPSKDLLDTVQSPARPDAVVEGTSEPSLEMPISSMPTKVVDVTDSPSLELTDSGASGERSEKDPPVSG